The following are encoded in a window of Amphibacillus xylanus NBRC 15112 genomic DNA:
- a CDS encoding metallophosphoesterase — translation MKKYLLLIFVILILIIIVVKDTTAIKVNSITIHSKKLLSSQEIHMLQITDVHNRNLDGKYHHLTELKPDLIVLTGDLIDRKTTDLENTKNLLAQLSTINCPIYFVSGNHEQDSLIFHQLRQVLNDYGVTELVNETINLTINDVSFNLVGISNYTTGHADIDAAFEAVDLSKPTVFLSHAPLTIDHQVELILSGHTHGGQIRVPFIGGIIAPDQGVFPKYDKGLYQLDSGASLYIDSGLGTSVWPIRFLNPAQVSMITLTGKN, via the coding sequence ATGAAAAAATATCTGCTACTCATTTTTGTGATTCTTATACTAATCATTATAGTCGTTAAAGATACAACAGCTATTAAAGTCAATTCAATTACGATACATAGTAAAAAATTATTAAGCAGCCAAGAGATACATATGCTTCAAATTACAGACGTTCATAATCGGAATCTTGATGGAAAATATCATCATCTTACAGAGTTGAAACCAGATTTGATCGTCTTAACAGGAGATTTAATTGATCGAAAAACGACAGATTTAGAGAATACGAAAAATTTATTAGCTCAGCTTTCGACAATTAACTGTCCAATCTATTTTGTTTCTGGAAATCATGAGCAAGATAGCTTGATTTTTCATCAGTTAAGACAAGTTTTAAATGACTACGGTGTGACCGAATTAGTCAATGAAACTATCAATCTTACTATCAATGATGTGTCGTTCAATTTAGTTGGAATTTCAAATTATACGACTGGTCATGCAGATATCGATGCTGCGTTTGAAGCGGTTGATCTATCAAAACCAACTGTATTTTTATCACATGCGCCTTTAACGATTGATCATCAAGTAGAGCTGATTTTGAGTGGACATACACATGGTGGTCAAATCCGAGTACCTTTTATCGGAGGAATCATCGCACCTGATCAAGGGGTTTTTCCAAAATATGATAAAGGATTGTATCAATTAGATTCAGGTGCAAGTCTGTATATTGATAGTGGACTAGGTACTAGTGTGTGGCCAATTCGATTTTTGAATCCAGCGCAAGTATCAATGATAACTCTTACAGG
- a CDS encoding permease prefix domain 1-containing protein, which produces MDTIMSYLETMFAKLPKTPEVEQIKQELSMNMEEKYHELINLGKTENEAIGTVISEFGNIDELMEELGYAVEEEAERALSDQEVNDFLAENKHFGKMIGIGVSLILLAASIFMLINGVVSVMEIENRLLNIAGLIPLLLMVAVSVAIFIVADHRMEPFKAMLHNYQITPNQRYRLEQEANEFRSDQLKAVVIGVVLCIVAPLVLIIISVVDGAYASIGVSILLGLIAIAIFLFIYYGEQDSAYKKLLQEQNYQKPNADEEDKVVGAVAAFVWPLAVAIFLITGFIFNQWHINWLIFPITGLLFGGFAAVRSIMNED; this is translated from the coding sequence ATGGACACGATTATGTCGTATTTGGAAACGATGTTTGCTAAGTTACCGAAAACACCAGAAGTTGAACAAATTAAACAAGAATTAAGCATGAATATGGAAGAAAAGTATCACGAGCTGATTAACCTTGGGAAAACCGAAAATGAAGCAATTGGAACGGTGATTAGTGAGTTTGGTAATATTGATGAACTAATGGAGGAACTCGGTTACGCAGTTGAAGAAGAGGCTGAGCGGGCATTGTCAGATCAAGAAGTAAATGATTTTTTAGCAGAGAACAAACACTTCGGAAAAATGATTGGCATCGGAGTCAGTTTGATTTTACTGGCTGCTTCAATATTTATGTTAATTAATGGTGTGGTGTCCGTAATGGAAATCGAGAATCGGCTATTAAATATTGCTGGTTTAATCCCATTATTATTGATGGTTGCGGTCTCAGTCGCAATTTTCATTGTTGCTGATCACCGGATGGAACCATTTAAAGCGATGCTACACAACTATCAAATAACGCCAAATCAAAGGTATCGATTAGAGCAGGAGGCAAATGAATTTCGCTCTGATCAATTGAAGGCTGTCGTTATCGGTGTTGTGCTATGTATTGTAGCACCTCTAGTTTTAATAATAATTTCAGTAGTAGATGGCGCCTATGCTAGTATTGGCGTAAGTATTTTGCTTGGATTAATCGCAATCGCAATCTTTTTGTTTATTTACTATGGTGAACAAGATTCAGCATACAAAAAATTACTCCAAGAACAAAATTACCAAAAACCAAATGCAGACGAAGAAGATAAAGTCGTCGGTGCTGTTGCAGCATTTGTATGGCCATTAGCTGTCGCTATATTTTTAATAACTGGGTTCATCTTTAACCAATGGCACATTAATTGGTTGATCTTCCCGATTACAGGCTTATTATTTGGAGGATTTGCAGCTGTTCGAAGTATTATGAATGAAGATTAA
- a CDS encoding PadR family transcriptional regulator, translating into MLSSDIMRGYNDPIILSLLLEGPSYGYEISKLIKERSNGNYVMKETTLYSAFARLERNGYIESSQEMKTQGRKRTYYHITASGRAYLREKADEWVVTQKVVSQFLTKGGN; encoded by the coding sequence TTGTTATCAAGTGATATTATGAGAGGATATAACGATCCGATTATTTTAAGCTTACTTTTAGAAGGTCCTTCTTACGGATATGAAATCTCAAAATTAATTAAAGAACGATCAAATGGAAATTATGTAATGAAGGAAACAACTCTTTACTCTGCTTTTGCTCGGTTAGAGAGAAACGGTTATATCGAATCAAGTCAAGAGATGAAGACACAAGGAAGAAAACGAACGTACTATCATATAACAGCATCAGGTCGAGCCTATTTAAGGGAAAAAGCCGATGAGTGGGTCGTTACTCAAAAAGTTGTAAGTCAATTTTTAACGAAAGGTGGAAATTAG
- a CDS encoding M42 family metallopeptidase has product MTNRKVELIKQLVNIPSPSGNTGKVIQFVEDYFQNLGVETKRNRKGGLIATIPGENDEQHRMLTAHVDTLGAMVKEIKSNGRLKLDLIGGFRYNSIEGEYCQIETSSGEVFTGTILMRQTSVHVYKDAGTAERNQDNMEVRIDAKVSSADEVRALGIEVGDFVSFDPRVEETANGFIKSRHLDDKASVAILMEVVRQIVEDKVKLPYTTHFLISNNEEIGYGGNSNITPETVEYLAVDMGAMGDGQSTDEYTVSICVKDASGPYHYGLRKHLVALAEENQIEYKLDIYPYYGSDASAAIRSGHDIIHGLIGPGIDSSHAFERTHVDSLAHTEALIKAYLVSEMLSY; this is encoded by the coding sequence ATGACAAATAGAAAAGTAGAACTTATTAAACAACTAGTAAATATTCCAAGTCCATCTGGAAACACAGGAAAAGTGATTCAATTTGTTGAAGATTATTTTCAAAACTTAGGGGTTGAAACGAAGCGGAATCGTAAAGGTGGTTTAATCGCGACAATCCCTGGTGAGAACGATGAACAACACCGGATGTTGACAGCGCACGTCGACACGCTTGGGGCAATGGTGAAAGAAATTAAATCAAATGGTCGGCTTAAGCTAGATCTAATCGGTGGCTTCCGTTATAACTCAATTGAAGGCGAGTATTGCCAAATCGAAACGTCATCTGGTGAGGTTTTTACCGGTACAATATTAATGCGACAAACTTCTGTCCATGTCTATAAGGATGCAGGAACTGCTGAACGAAATCAAGATAATATGGAAGTTAGAATTGATGCAAAAGTGTCATCTGCAGATGAAGTAAGAGCACTTGGTATTGAGGTTGGGGACTTTGTTTCTTTTGATCCTCGTGTTGAAGAGACAGCCAATGGCTTTATCAAATCACGCCACTTAGACGATAAAGCAAGTGTTGCAATATTAATGGAAGTCGTCCGACAAATTGTTGAAGATAAGGTAAAACTACCTTATACAACCCATTTCCTAATTTCAAATAATGAGGAAATTGGCTATGGTGGAAACTCTAATATCACGCCTGAAACAGTAGAATACCTCGCAGTTGATATGGGGGCAATGGGAGACGGTCAATCAACTGATGAATATACAGTCTCGATTTGCGTGAAAGATGCAAGCGGGCCATATCATTATGGATTAAGAAAGCATTTAGTTGCGCTTGCAGAGGAAAATCAGATTGAATACAAGCTTGATATTTATCCATATTACGGATCAGATGCATCAGCGGCAATCCGTTCTGGGCATGATATTATCCATGGACTAATTGGACCAGGGATTGATTCTTCTCATGCATTTGAACGTACACACGTTGATTCATTAGCACATACTGAAGCATTAATTAAAGCATATCTAGTATCAGAAATGTTATCATATTAA
- a CDS encoding ABC transporter ATP-binding protein → MEPIVRVENVKKSYKKRKGDSVVKAVDNISFQVHKGEIVGLLGPNGAGKTTTIKMICGLLKMDEGKIIVNGLDNNRHRLKALNHISAVLEGNRNLYWRLTVRENLEYFAGNRGKSRKQIQPKIDHLLELFHLKDKENELVNRLSRGMQQKLAIAVAMLADTDIILLDEPTLGLDVETSYEVRDILKQIVENEERTIIISSHDMGVIQAVCERVIIINHGKVVTDNRVEELMELFNARQYSITLGEPLSEQQLAQLNACFPSYSYDANQVKPNLVVELLSPDQIYQVFDILKQDGTTVENIDRNLINFEQVFMKIIKGEADYELDSSVSS, encoded by the coding sequence ATGGAGCCAATTGTTCGAGTTGAAAATGTTAAAAAGTCCTACAAAAAGAGAAAAGGCGATTCAGTAGTTAAGGCAGTCGATAATATTTCGTTTCAAGTACATAAGGGTGAAATTGTTGGTCTACTTGGACCAAATGGTGCGGGGAAAACGACAACAATTAAGATGATTTGTGGTTTGTTGAAAATGGATGAAGGCAAAATTATTGTTAATGGCCTTGATAATAACAGACATCGGTTAAAAGCGCTTAATCATATTAGTGCTGTTTTAGAAGGGAATCGGAATCTTTATTGGCGTTTAACAGTACGAGAAAATCTTGAGTATTTTGCAGGAAACAGAGGCAAGTCGAGAAAACAAATTCAACCAAAGATTGATCATTTATTAGAATTGTTCCACCTTAAAGATAAGGAGAATGAACTTGTTAATCGCTTATCGCGCGGTATGCAACAAAAACTAGCAATTGCAGTAGCAATGCTTGCTGATACTGACATCATTTTACTAGATGAACCAACGCTTGGTCTTGATGTTGAAACAAGCTATGAAGTTCGGGATATTTTAAAACAGATTGTTGAGAATGAAGAGCGCACAATAATTATTAGTTCACATGATATGGGTGTAATCCAGGCAGTATGTGAGCGGGTCATTATTATTAATCATGGAAAAGTGGTAACAGATAATCGTGTTGAAGAATTGATGGAATTATTCAATGCGCGTCAATATTCGATTACGTTGGGTGAACCATTATCCGAACAACAACTAGCTCAACTAAATGCATGTTTTCCTAGTTATTCATATGATGCTAATCAAGTAAAACCAAATCTAGTCGTTGAGTTATTAAGTCCTGATCAAATTTATCAAGTTTTTGATATCTTGAAGCAAGACGGGACGACAGTAGAAAATATCGATCGTAATCTAATTAATTTTGAACAAGTATTTATGAAGATTATCAAGGGGGAAGCGGATTATGAACTTGATTCATCTGTTTCAAGCTAA
- a CDS encoding excisionase family DNA-binding protein, translating to MYVSIPEAAEYLDISEREVRQLIFERKIRAVHDGEQYLVNTNQFETHFKQLENYRQLIEEILSEPIPESPDVKDED from the coding sequence ATGTATGTTTCGATTCCAGAAGCGGCAGAATACTTGGATATCTCTGAACGTGAAGTGAGACAATTAATCTTTGAACGAAAAATTCGTGCTGTTCATGATGGTGAACAGTACTTAGTTAATACGAATCAGTTTGAAACACATTTTAAACAGTTAGAGAATTATCGACAATTAATTGAAGAAATTTTATCTGAACCAATACCTGAAAGTCCTGATGTAAAAGATGAGGACTAA
- a CDS encoding RluA family pseudouridine synthase, with protein sequence MNKQTFRVTEKTELLPFLLTKIDRGRNYVKGVLKRGQVLVDGKQETKFNAILLPNQQVDVLKEAPLIHALKGVEILYEDDDLIVINKEAGLLTMASQRHDRQRTAYRELMAYVRQQDPKARIFIVHRLDRDTSGVIVFAKNEHTKYALQKNWHDVVEERTYLAYVEGKVEQKEGTIKSWLKETKTHKVYVTPNAEGAKEAVLHYSVIRSGSQYSLLKVNLETGRKNQIRVQLAEINHPIVGDKLYGATGNPIGRLGLHASVLAFKHPTTKKLVRFEAPRPKQFKVK encoded by the coding sequence ATGAATAAACAAACATTTCGTGTAACAGAAAAGACTGAGTTACTGCCGTTTTTATTAACAAAGATTGATCGTGGTCGAAATTATGTCAAGGGTGTTTTAAAGCGAGGTCAAGTTCTCGTTGATGGGAAGCAGGAGACGAAGTTTAATGCTATATTATTACCGAATCAGCAAGTAGATGTGCTCAAGGAAGCGCCATTGATTCATGCATTAAAAGGAGTCGAGATTTTATATGAAGATGATGATTTGATCGTAATCAATAAAGAAGCGGGCTTATTAACAATGGCTTCTCAACGTCATGATCGTCAGCGGACTGCATATCGTGAACTAATGGCCTACGTGCGACAACAGGATCCTAAAGCACGAATTTTTATCGTCCATCGCTTAGATCGTGATACTTCTGGTGTCATTGTTTTTGCAAAAAATGAGCATACAAAATATGCGTTGCAGAAAAATTGGCATGATGTTGTTGAAGAACGAACTTACCTTGCTTATGTGGAAGGGAAAGTGGAACAAAAAGAAGGTACGATTAAGTCATGGCTGAAGGAAACAAAGACGCACAAAGTATATGTGACGCCGAATGCAGAAGGTGCGAAAGAGGCAGTTCTACATTATAGTGTCATACGGTCTGGAAGTCAGTATTCTTTATTAAAAGTTAATTTAGAAACTGGACGGAAAAATCAAATTCGGGTTCAGCTTGCAGAAATTAATCATCCCATTGTCGGTGATAAGCTATATGGTGCGACTGGAAATCCAATTGGTCGCCTTGGGCTACATGCATCAGTTTTAGCATTTAAGCATCCGACTACTAAGAAGCTCGTTCGTTTTGAAGCACCTAGACCTAAGCAATTTAAGGTAAAGTAA
- a CDS encoding ISLre2 family transposase has product MEKNIIKYPNLKQIEQLVWRQLQETFGFVMKQVLEDMDQQIADERDKKRYRLIDKRKFNIASLFGEIELYRNYYLDRSTGEYVYLLDRYLEFEEAGSFSPLIEEAAIELAVKGRSYRNAANTLQTLLGYRVISHEAIRQHLLEVTCKPKKREPILQPVLFVEVDGLFVKRQGKWKKGKEEKIAAVHQGWEVNGKRVSLKNKRHFIHKGKQPFWEAFEDFLIENFEYDPTFHKLVINGDGANWITSCREYFKGRVFFSLDRFHVAREVKSIFSKHPRYRSIRKALAAYKYKTFLTELNSAVGTLEDEEKEERLVSFIRQLEKYPEALGDYRIWLKEQGIDTTGMRPMGSAEGTMSVFAKRLKNGRSWSDKGVSAMGTALVAFLDNLSLKTLFGRIDKWTEIELEKKPPRHYKEKVKRTIGQVTRDNLMYLKGKANIPIYNVLKELSGF; this is encoded by the coding sequence ATGGAAAAGAATATCATAAAATACCCAAATTTAAAACAAATTGAGCAATTGGTTTGGAGACAATTACAAGAAACCTTTGGTTTCGTTATGAAACAGGTCTTGGAGGATATGGACCAACAGATTGCCGATGAACGTGATAAAAAGCGCTATCGTCTTATTGATAAAAGAAAGTTTAATATAGCTAGTCTCTTTGGTGAGATTGAATTATATCGCAATTATTACCTTGACCGATCAACTGGGGAATATGTCTATCTTCTTGATCGTTATCTAGAGTTTGAGGAGGCCGGTTCTTTTAGTCCATTGATTGAGGAAGCTGCCATTGAGCTAGCTGTTAAGGGTCGCTCCTATCGAAATGCAGCTAATACATTACAAACTCTATTAGGTTACCGGGTTATCAGTCATGAGGCAATTCGTCAACACCTATTAGAGGTTACGTGTAAACCTAAAAAGCGTGAACCTATACTCCAACCCGTCTTATTTGTAGAAGTAGATGGTTTATTTGTAAAACGCCAAGGTAAATGGAAAAAGGGAAAAGAAGAGAAAATAGCAGCTGTCCATCAAGGATGGGAAGTCAATGGAAAACGGGTTAGCCTTAAGAACAAACGTCATTTTATTCACAAAGGAAAGCAACCCTTTTGGGAGGCTTTTGAGGACTTTCTAATTGAAAACTTCGAATATGACCCGACTTTTCACAAGCTGGTTATAAATGGAGATGGTGCCAACTGGATTACATCCTGTCGTGAGTATTTTAAAGGTCGTGTATTCTTTTCTCTTGATCGCTTTCATGTGGCACGAGAGGTTAAGAGTATATTCAGCAAGCATCCTCGTTATCGGTCCATTCGTAAAGCCCTTGCGGCATACAAATACAAAACGTTCTTAACAGAGCTTAACAGTGCCGTAGGAACGCTTGAGGATGAGGAGAAGGAGGAACGACTTGTGTCGTTTATCCGCCAATTAGAAAAATATCCAGAAGCATTGGGAGATTATAGAATATGGTTAAAAGAACAGGGAATTGATACAACTGGTATGCGTCCAATGGGAAGCGCAGAGGGAACCATGAGTGTGTTTGCCAAAAGACTAAAAAATGGCCGTAGTTGGTCGGATAAAGGTGTAAGTGCCATGGGCACTGCATTAGTGGCCTTCTTGGATAATTTGTCCCTAAAGACTTTATTCGGGCGAATAGATAAATGGACAGAAATCGAGCTGGAAAAGAAACCACCAAGACATTATAAAGAAAAGGTTAAAAGAACCATTGGTCAGGTTACCAGAGACAATCTTATGTACCTAAAAGGAAAGGCAAATATTCCGATATACAACGTGTTAAAGGAGTTATCTGGTTTTTAA
- a CDS encoding GNAT family N-acetyltransferase: protein MFKFEIEPGLALKPLELGDANALYEMIDKSREHLRTYLHFVDMTKSAADTKAFVEQSVRSNAEQNTFVAVILVDDQMAGLVGYNQINWTNKNAEIGYWLGAPFVRKGVMTKATRVLIDYGFNHFGLNRIELRAAKENLASRGVAEKLNFVYEGTKRQCEWVNEV from the coding sequence ATGTTTAAGTTTGAGATTGAACCTGGGTTAGCATTAAAGCCTTTAGAGCTGGGTGATGCGAATGCACTGTATGAGATGATTGATAAATCAAGAGAGCATTTGCGAACATATTTACATTTTGTTGATATGACAAAAAGTGCTGCTGATACGAAAGCTTTTGTTGAGCAATCAGTTCGTAGTAATGCGGAACAGAATACATTTGTTGCTGTGATTTTGGTTGATGATCAAATGGCCGGTTTAGTTGGTTATAACCAAATCAATTGGACGAATAAGAACGCAGAGATTGGCTATTGGCTAGGTGCACCATTTGTTCGAAAAGGTGTGATGACTAAGGCAACGCGTGTCTTGATTGATTATGGTTTTAATCATTTTGGTTTAAATCGAATTGAGCTTAGAGCAGCAAAAGAAAATCTCGCGAGCCGTGGAGTAGCTGAAAAGCTGAATTTTGTTTATGAAGGAACAAAACGACAATGTGAGTGGGTGAATGAAGTATGA
- a CDS encoding cation:proton antiporter domain-containing protein translates to MLLLIIGFIAAKLVSYIRLPGLIGMLVVGVVLGPYLFNILDANLLLVSQDLRHFALVVILIRAGLGLQRTNLKKVGLPALKMSLIPCLFEGFSVMIASYYLLDFSLIEGGMLGFILAAVSPAVVVPSMIELQEAGYGTNKGIPTLILAGASIDDVFAITLFSFFLSAAVGVEQSILSVIVKIPYTIIGGIVGGIVVALIIVLVLRSKRVAFNQTESLLILLTFAVLYFYIGEKLELASLLGVMVLGFVILDREPKYAKQFSISLAAIWVFAQIILFTLVGAEVNIQLALEAGVIGLVIILVGLVARSLGVLIATANTNLSFKERVFCIIAYLPKATVQAAIGSLPLTAGLESGGVILAIAVLSIVVTAPLGAIGIRLSAPRLLMKKS, encoded by the coding sequence ATGTTATTATTGATCATCGGTTTTATTGCAGCAAAACTTGTTAGTTATATCCGTTTGCCAGGTTTAATTGGCATGTTAGTTGTTGGTGTTGTTCTTGGACCATATTTATTTAACATATTAGATGCGAACCTATTACTTGTATCTCAGGATTTACGCCATTTTGCTTTAGTTGTTATTTTGATCCGTGCAGGGTTAGGTTTGCAACGTACTAATTTAAAAAAGGTTGGTTTGCCTGCTTTGAAAATGAGCTTAATTCCATGCTTGTTCGAGGGTTTTTCAGTGATGATAGCAAGTTATTATCTGCTTGATTTTAGTTTGATTGAAGGTGGGATGCTAGGGTTTATCTTAGCTGCTGTATCACCAGCAGTTGTTGTACCGAGCATGATTGAATTACAAGAAGCAGGCTATGGAACAAATAAAGGGATTCCAACGTTAATACTAGCTGGTGCTTCAATTGATGATGTGTTTGCGATTACTTTGTTTAGTTTCTTTTTATCAGCGGCTGTTGGAGTTGAACAGAGTATTTTATCCGTGATTGTAAAAATTCCTTACACGATTATTGGTGGAATTGTTGGAGGTATCGTTGTTGCATTAATAATAGTGTTGGTATTGCGTTCAAAACGTGTAGCGTTCAATCAAACGGAGTCATTGTTAATTTTATTAACATTTGCAGTTTTATATTTTTACATAGGTGAGAAACTAGAGTTAGCAAGTTTATTAGGTGTGATGGTTTTAGGTTTTGTAATCTTAGATCGTGAGCCTAAATATGCAAAGCAGTTCTCGATTAGTTTAGCTGCTATTTGGGTGTTTGCCCAAATAATCTTATTTACACTTGTTGGTGCAGAGGTGAATATCCAACTGGCGCTAGAGGCAGGGGTAATTGGGCTTGTCATTATCTTAGTAGGTTTAGTTGCACGTAGCCTTGGGGTCTTGATAGCGACGGCAAATACGAATCTTTCTTTTAAAGAGCGAGTTTTCTGTATCATTGCCTATTTACCAAAAGCAACAGTTCAAGCTGCGATTGGTTCATTACCTTTGACAGCTGGTCTAGAATCTGGTGGTGTAATTTTAGCGATTGCTGTTTTATCAATTGTCGTTACAGCACCACTTGGCGCAATCGGTATTAGACTTTCAGCTCCACGATTATTGATGAAAAAATCTTAA
- a CDS encoding DUF3169 family protein, translating to MSQKKRDQLKMLKLMGFGAITGVGLSILFFFVNRVTINFDFLIEYSLYIQIAVVIIFFLPTVYWIQSAKKIINMRDETIDVDDDLHSEALERLLYKGLLFNRLYLILNFLSAGLAFDFSNRYFIISILVFLVTILPGSMNEVKIIRLIQAKDPMKQGDPTSIKFNKTYFESLDESEKNQVYQVTYHTFKFMEYTFIVAFGLTLALKMYFDMGNAPMLTVGLLWLIQSIVYFYYSKKYSKFQTFV from the coding sequence ATGAGTCAAAAGAAACGTGATCAATTAAAAATGTTAAAGTTAATGGGATTTGGGGCAATTACTGGTGTTGGACTATCAATCTTGTTTTTCTTCGTAAATCGAGTAACAATAAATTTTGATTTTCTAATAGAATATAGCTTGTATATTCAAATTGCGGTTGTCATCATCTTCTTTTTACCGACGGTTTACTGGATCCAGTCAGCAAAAAAGATAATTAATATGAGAGATGAGACGATTGATGTTGATGATGATCTACACAGTGAAGCGTTAGAACGCTTGTTATATAAAGGTCTGTTATTCAATCGACTATATTTAATCCTAAATTTTTTAAGCGCTGGATTAGCTTTCGATTTTAGTAATCGATACTTTATCATCTCAATATTAGTATTTCTGGTCACTATTTTACCTGGTTCAATGAATGAAGTGAAAATTATCCGGCTTATTCAAGCAAAAGACCCAATGAAGCAGGGTGACCCGACTTCGATAAAGTTTAATAAAACGTATTTTGAAAGCTTAGATGAAAGTGAGAAAAATCAAGTGTATCAAGTGACATACCATACTTTTAAGTTTATGGAGTATACTTTTATTGTCGCATTTGGCTTGACACTTGCTTTGAAAATGTATTTTGATATGGGAAATGCTCCGATGCTAACGGTTGGTCTATTGTGGTTAATTCAATCGATTGTTTATTTTTATTACTCGAAGAAATATAGTAAATTTCAAACTTTTGTTTGA
- a CDS encoding helix-turn-helix transcriptional regulator — MPLYNQLKMYRAKLGLNQAEMGKRVGVSRQTISLIERGDYSPSVTLALKLAQVCGVKVEDIFNYEEDENESKET; from the coding sequence ATGCCGCTTTACAATCAGTTGAAAATGTATCGAGCAAAGTTAGGTCTAAATCAGGCGGAGATGGGTAAACGTGTTGGCGTATCACGACAAACGATTAGTTTAATAGAGCGTGGAGACTATTCACCATCTGTCACATTGGCACTGAAGCTTGCGCAAGTGTGCGGAGTAAAGGTTGAAGATATCTTTAATTATGAGGAGGATGAAAATGAGTCAAAAGAAACGTGA
- the licT gene encoding BglG family transcription antiterminator LicT yields MKVKKVINNNIVQSIDSANNEVIVMGKGIGFQKKVNDPIDLDAVEKIYTSNKSISTNKLTELLANVELEHIQIANEIISFAKASLGKKLSDNIYITLTDHIDNAIQRYKTDLPIRNALLWEIKRFYNHEFLIGKEALSIIRNKLNIDLPEDEAGFIALHIVNAQLDNSKISQVSEMTQIIQNILNIVKYHYKMDLDEYSLNYERFITHLKFFIHRLFSGVELEKNKDEGFLFMLKERYKEEYTCALKIRDYIIKEFDRDLKEDEMIYLTIHIRRITNN; encoded by the coding sequence GTGAAAGTAAAAAAAGTGATTAATAATAATATTGTCCAATCAATTGATAGCGCAAACAATGAAGTCATTGTCATGGGAAAAGGAATTGGCTTTCAAAAAAAGGTTAATGACCCGATTGACTTAGATGCAGTTGAAAAAATTTATACGAGTAATAAAAGCATAAGTACAAACAAATTGACTGAATTACTCGCAAATGTTGAACTAGAACATATTCAAATTGCTAATGAAATCATTAGTTTTGCAAAAGCGTCATTAGGAAAGAAGCTTAGTGATAATATTTATATCACTCTTACCGATCATATTGATAATGCGATCCAACGATACAAAACGGATTTACCGATTAGAAATGCACTTTTATGGGAAATCAAACGATTTTATAACCATGAATTTTTAATTGGGAAAGAAGCACTTTCGATTATTCGTAATAAGTTGAATATTGATTTACCAGAAGATGAAGCAGGCTTTATCGCGCTTCATATCGTCAATGCACAACTAGATAATTCGAAAATTAGTCAAGTGTCAGAAATGACGCAAATTATTCAAAATATCCTTAATATCGTTAAGTACCATTATAAAATGGATTTGGATGAATATTCATTGAATTATGAACGGTTTATCACACATCTTAAGTTTTTTATTCATCGATTATTTAGCGGTGTTGAACTTGAGAAGAATAAAGATGAAGGCTTTCTTTTCATGTTGAAGGAACGATATAAAGAAGAGTATACATGTGCACTAAAAATCCGCGATTATATTATTAAAGAATTTGATCGGGATTTAAAAGAAGATGAAATGATTTATCTAACGATTCATATTAGAAGAATCACAAATAATTAA